DNA from Deltaproteobacteria bacterium:
TCGGATCAATTTTGCGAATTTCGAAGATTAACTTTTGCTCGCGACTCAGGTGCACGAAAAAATAAATGAGCATTAAAAGGCAGGAAGTCGTCGCGATAGTATCAAATGTGAAGCTTTTTAGCGCCGGAAGCGCCAGGTAAGTGAACACAAGAACAGCGCCTAACCACATCCGAATCGGAAACATCATTTGGCCGACGGCGTGTAGAATTTCGTTTTCGCTTCGACCGCCGCGCTCGAGAAGCTTTCTGGCCCAAATCTTCGCCATTTGAAGCCTTCGAGCGCCTATGTAGGCAGCCGATCCAAACGTTAAAACGAGCAAAGCGAAACCAGCGATGATGGCCCAATGCTCGGTTTGAATATGGCGAATCGATTCGAAGTTCATTGATGCTGGAGTTCGTAGCATCCTTCTATTTTCAGTTCAGACCTGAGGCTTTTGAAATCGAGAAGCGAAATATATTAGATAATCGTCTCAGTTCGAGACGTTAGCCTTTTCAACTTTGCCAGACCCGTAAACATATTCGTCTGGCCAGCCGCGCTGATTGTACAAGCTTGCCATTGTTCTGCCATAGGCGCCGGCATCAAAGACGGCAAGTCGGTCACCTTGTTCGACACGGGCGAGATCTCGGTCTCGACCTAGGAAGTCAGCGGATTCACAAATGGGTCCAACGACATCCATAAGTCTCTTCACAATGAGGCCATCCGCCCTTGGTCCGTGGCGCCTCGCCAGAGGTTCAATTCGATGTTGAGCTTCGTAAAGCGCAGGTCGAATTAAAAGATTCATCCCGCCGTCGACAATCACAAAAGTTTTGTGAGGAGTTTCTTTTACGTATTGAACTTCCGTCACCAATAGACCGCAGCGGGCGATCAGCCAGCGGCCTGGTTCGGTGAGGACCTCCAGCAAAAGACGATTTTGAATATCGACTCCGAGATGCTTTTTAAGAAGCTCGGCATGGCGTTGAACAACTTCAAACTCCAAAGATTCATCATTTGTTTCATACCGAATACCAAGACCACCGCCGACGTCAAAACGGTCAAGTAGCCAACCTGTTTCTTGGCGCAGCTCCCTTTGTAATCGCGCGCCGATTTCAATCGCCTCGTCGAGAGCGACGAGGTCGAGAAGTTGGGAGCCGATGTGAAGGCTTAATCCGCGAAGTCGTAGAAGCGGCATCGTTTTCAGCATTCTAACGGCTTCGCGAATGCCAGACTCTTCAAGACCAAACTTGTTTTCTTGGAGTCCAGTCGTAATGTACGGGTGGGTTTCTGGGCAGACGTTTGGATTTAGGCGCAAGCCGATGTCGATTAATCGTCGACCGCCCCCAGGTCCCTTCGAGATCGCTTCCGCGATCTCGCTGATTCGCTGAAGTTCACCTAGACTTTCGACGTTGATTTGCCCAATTCCCTTTTGAATTGCGAACTCGATTTCAGATTTTGTCTTGGCGACTCCTGAAAACAATATGTCCTGAGCTTGAAAGCCAGCACCCATCGATACAGCCGCTTCGCCACTTGAAACCACGTCCGCTTTTATTCCGAAGGACGCCAATTTTTTTAATAGCAGAGGATTCGTATTCGCTTTAGTTGCGTAATGGACCGAGATCGGAAGCCCGGCCTCGCGATAGGTCTTCAACATAAACTGCGCGCGGGCGACAACGTGATCAGCATTATAGAAATAAAACGGAGTCGGCATTGTTCCGACTAGGTCCATGACGCTTTCCCGAGATTGACCGAGGACGATCTTGCCATCGGCAATATCGAAAGCGTTCGAACTCATACGCTTGTGCCCGGCGAATCTAAGCCAAATTCACTGTGAAGCGCTTGAGCAGCTTCTTTCAATTTTGCTTGGTCGATGACCGCGCTGATTTTTATTTCCGAAGTTGTCACCAAGTGAATGGGCACTCCTGTTTTAGCAAGCACTGCGAAAAATCTTGCGGCGACACCGGGGTGGTTTCGCATTCCTACACCGACAACCGAAAGTTTAGCCATATTTTCAATCAGCGTGACTTGCTCTGGTTTGTCGACAAAGTCCTTCAATGCTTGGCGCGAAAGAGGAATATCTTCTTTTGTTACTGAAAATGCGAGGCGCTGCCCTTCGGATGTTTCACTTTGAGTGATGATGTCGACCACTACTCCTTTTTTTGCAAGTGTGTCGAAAAGCCGCGCCAGGAAGTCTGGTCCGGTCGGAACTGGGAAAAGTTTAAAGACGGCAGTGTTTGCGTCGTGAGTGATGGCCGAGACCACGGGTTGCTCAATTTGAATATTCATTTTGCTGGATCCTTTTTTACCTGATTGGCCATTCGAATGGCCTGCTGCTTGGTCATGAGTGGCAGGTAGAACATCTGGTAATATCCAAGTTCCTTCTCGATCTTCGAATGTCGAGCGCAAGTGAACTTTGACGTGATATTTGGCTGCAATTTCAACGCAGCGGATATGAAGAACCTTCGAACCCAGTGCCGCCATCTCCATCATCTCTTCGCAAGATAGGAAGGGGATTTCCCGCGCTTTTTCTACAAGGCGCGGATCGGCCGTGAATACGGCTGGGACATCCGTGTAAATTTCGCAGTCGCACTTGGCACGGCCTTGAATTGCCGCAGCCAGAGCGACCGCTGTCGTATCACTTCCGCCGCGACCGAGCGTCGTGATATTGTCGTCCTCATCCACGCCTTGAAAGCCTGCGACGACGGGAACTGCGCCACTTGCGACGATGTTAAAGATGGGATCTGTGTCGATCGATTGGATCCGGGCTTTGGCAAATGTCGAATCTGTTCGAATGCCCAGCTGATACGCCAAAAGGGGCTGCGCTTTGATTCCGCGTTTTTGAAGAGCGATAGCGAGCAGAGAAATCGAAACCTGCTCTCCACTGGCGATTAACATGTCGTAAGCGGAGCCCCGATAATCGGGGTCGATTTTTTCCGCGAGCGCAATGAGGCGATTAGTTTCGCCGGACATCGCACTTACAACCACCACTGGTTTTTGCCCCAGCTTGATTTCTCTGGTCAGGCGATCCGCCAAAGATTCGATTCTTTCGATTGAGCCGACCGAGGTTCCGCCATATTTTTTTACGATTAATCCATCCACAAATCTGACTGTACCTTACTGGGAACGTCCGAGTCACAGGTCTTTGCCTTCCGCTAGTTTCATCATCACGCGTTAAGTCATTGATAACTAACAAAACACGCGGTGCGGCAGGCGTTTGCGGAATGTCGTCTGCGTCTTTACGCTATTAACACTGGCCACGAATGTCTAACGGCCAAAGGAGCACTAACGTGAGCATTTCGCGCAAAAATAAAACTTCACGCATGTTGAACGAATTCTCGGTTTCGGCCGTGGCCTTGTTGGCCGCCGGTTTGTTGACTTGGTCGCTTGCAGGTTGCTCGTCGAACCCGCACAAGGCCGAAGAAATTGAAACCAAGATCGACAATCAGGGTCAGATCTCTGGCGACACAAGCTTGGGCGTCAAAGAAGGCAACATGATTGTTCAAAAGAAAGTCATGATGAATGAGGAACTTCGCCTTTTGCAAAACGATGTTTACGAAACAGAAGACCGCGTTTACGGAAATCGAAAGTACGGATCAAAGGGCCTTTATGGAGTTCTGAAAGACTGCCGCGCGGAGCTTTCAACAAAAGCAATGGGCGGGACTGGTAAACTTCAGTTCACGGAACCTATCGACCGTGTGACAGATAAAGTTGAAGAATACAAAATCGGTCTCGATGATAAGAAGCAGCTGATTGGTGTATCAGAAGAGTTTTTGAAAGACCGCATCGAGCGTTTCAAGCAGTACAAGCTTGTTTTGCAGAAGCGCCAAGACGAATACGAAGACAAAGTTGAAATTTGCAAAACCGAGTTGAAAGGCCGTCAAGCCGAAGCCGCAAAACTGAAGCAAGACGCAGCCAAGCTTGGTCAGCCGATGGGAAACACCGCTAGCGAGTCGTCAGAATCTAACTAAAGGACTTGTCAGCGTATGGAAATAACACCGGATCGATCGAAACCTGCTGAAGCCGCTAGTGCGCTTGATCCGGCAATGCCGACTCCACTTTCTGAGGCGTCGGATATTCAAGTTTTGAACCTCGCTCACAAAGCGACGCAAATTATTGAGGCATTTCCCGATCGACACCCAAACCCTCGCGAGCTGGAAGAAATTACCAGAGTGTTTGGTTTGGATTTGGCGACGGTGGCTTTGGTGAAAATACTCAGTCAAATCTCACCTAATCGGTTTTTTCTCGAACGCGTTGACCAAGCCTATCGCGATTTGAAATCAAAAGACTTTACCGTGCAACTAACTGAACTGGGAAAGCTAACGCCTGAGCTATGCGTGATCGAAAGTCACGACCCGTTTGCGCCCGGCTCTGCTTGGGGAAAGCACGTCGAACAATGGCGCGCGTGGGCCCGGGAATGTGGTTACACCACGGAAGTAATTCGGACCAAGCCCGGAAATCATCCGTTGGAGAACGCAGATCTGATTCGGAAGCAGCTTTCAGAAATGCCGCACGATAATCGTATCGTTGCGACACTCGGCCAGGGCGGGGCAGAGTTTCGAATTTTAGTAGAAAAACTTTTGAAGTCGGCACCGCACGAGCTTCATGGTATTCAGATGTGGCTGAATGTTGCAGGTCTTGTAAGAGGCGCATCGGGTCCCCAGGCGCCAAATAAGATCGATAAAAAAATTAATGGCTTTGGCTACCGCCTCCGCGGATGGCCTTCCGACATAGCGGGCTATCTCTCGAGTGCAAATGCGCGTCTCGCAATCGAACCTGATTTTAGCGGCCTTACTTTTGTCTGTGTTTCAATGGTGGGTCTACCGAACATTTTGTCGGCTCCGGTCGGGATCAAGGGTGCTTTCCAGAGTCTTGGTATCAATGGACCAAACGATGGGGTTGCGATGTTTCACGAATCGATTGTTCGGCCAGGTTACATCGTCCCGGTGTCGGGAATGAGTCACCGGGCCGAGTCGGAGCGACTAGGCCCGTGGTTGAAGTCAGTGTTATTAGCTTTCCAAGAGGACTTTATTCTTGATTCGAAGAGTCGTCGTCGTCTCCAAATTGACCTCTAAATTTTTTTGAAAACTTCCTTAATAGTTTCGCCGCTTCTTGCTTTTGCTCTGGGCTGAGCTTGGCGTGAAACTCCGCAATTTTCGTGATCCACTTGTCGGTAAGTATCTGGCGTTTAGCCTGTTGTGAAGCCATGAGCTTTCGGATTTGTGTGACATCCGCTTTGTCAGTAGTCATTTGTTTCTCAACCTCGTCAGCAAGTTCCTTTCGGTTGGGCTTCATGTTTTTGAAATCTTCTGCTGCTTGTTTTGCGAGTACTTCGACGCGTAAGTTGCGCGATCTTCGATCGACATTTTGCAGCCAGAAAGGCCAGTTAGAGCTACAACGGCCAGAGTAGAGAGTGAAAGTGTGCGGGCGAGTCGGTTGAAGGCGATTTTCATGATCGGTCTCCTTTGGGTTGCGGGTGATCCGCGCAATTAGAAACGTGATTGAGAATGCGCAAAAGTTTTCGAAACATCAGACCCAGCCCGTTGAAGTGCGCGTGCAGCAAGTCGGTGAGAACTTGCAAATTGACGTGAAGGATTACGGCATCGGCATGTCGCAAAACGAAGCCGATAAAGTTTTCGAGATGTTTTATCGTGCAGACTCTTCACGGGGACGTGAGACCGGAGGTTATGGGCTTGGACTTCCGCTGGTAAAAGCCATCGTGCAGGCGCAGGGCGGGGATCTTCAGGTCTTAGACTCCGCGCTTGAGCACGGATGCACGTTTAGGTTTGTACTTCCGCTAGGTTCTTAGGTGGTGTTTCGACCATCTTTGAAACGTTATCTCGAAGACACTCTTGACCGATTAACGCGACGCAAGATAGGTCGTGGGCAAATCAATTGGAGGTCTTATGAAATCTTTCGTTACTGCACTTGCATTCGCCGCAATCCTTTCCGTTGCACCATGTTTAGTTGAAGCACAGGGCTCTTCGTACAACACGAATAGCTCAAAAGCCTTTAAGGTACTGCTGGCAAACAGCCACGTACATGTTTCATTTCTGCAAGAAGAAGATCCAGCGGCCAAACCAGTCCGCGTTTCTTCGCTACTTGAGGGCATGCTCACCACCGTCGACGGAAATGCGACGTATCTCGCGATGACAACACAAACTTGCGCAGTCGAGTCAGCGGATGTCGTCAGCTGCGAGCTTCACATTTTGAGCTCGGATCGGAAGAGCGATCTTTCGCCCGCAGAAAACATGACTGAGTCGTCTACCGCGATCCAATATAAAGTGAACGTGAAGACCATGAAATTGATTGGCAAACCGACGTATTTCATCGCCGGATAAGTTCAGCATAAAGATTGCTCTCTTGGGCCGCTGGAATCCCATTTAGGTAGAGATGAAGGCGGTCAAAAGTGAATGCGAGCTGGCTCGGCGTTTCGGCGACAATTTGCGGCAATTTGACCGACAGTTGTTCGGTGGTTTTTAGATTAGCCTTGCTAGCTCTTCTATCGATTTCGATCGGTTGTACTCGGCCCGAACGTACATCGAATTTAGAAGTTTTGGAATTCAGTGTTTCTGATTTAGAAACTCCGTCTGCTTCATCATCGGCCGACCTAAGCCCGATGGATTCGACGATGTCACCGGTCATGCAACCAGCACCGGCACCGGCTTATAACATCTCTGCGCCAGACGGCGTTACGCCTCCGGATCCTGTTCGGCTCAGCGAGAAACCAGATCTTTCACAGGGACCATTGGCGTACAAGAATTCGGAATTCACTTTGGATCTTCGCACGTCCTCTAAACCAGAAGACGTCGGGAGGCCATGGGGCGCAGTCCAGGGTTTAACGATGTTTCGAGGAAATCCGTCGCGAACTTTTTATGGAACTGGTCCAGTGATGCCAGCAGTACCGAAAGTTCTTTGGCGATATCCCGATCGGCCGATGTGTTCTGAATCTTGCGTTGGGAAAAACGATTGCAAACAATGGTGCGGCAGTGGATGGACGGGCCAACCGGTTGTTTATCAGCGCGCTGATGGCATAACGGAAGTCATTTTTGGCGCCTACGATCGGCAAGTGCATTTCGTCAACGCTTCCAATGGTCAGCCCACACGAAATCCGTTCCCAACAGGTGATATTATCAAGGGATCAGTGACGATTGATCCAGATGGTTTCCCACTTCTTTATTTTGGTTCACGCGACAACAAATATCGAATTCTTGCGCTTGATCGTGGCGACGCCGTGGAAGTTTATAGTCTTGATGCGTACAAAGTTCGTCGCCGCCTTTGGAACGACGATTGGGATAGCAACGGCTCGATCGTCGACGATCGTCTTTTTGTCGGTGGAGAAAACTCTTGGTTTTATGTTGTTAAACTCAATCGAAAACTGGAAAGCGACAACCGTGTCAGCGTGAAACCAGAAATCGAAGTACAGATGCCTGGGTGGACCGAGGAAATGCTTGAGATGCTTCATCCTGATAAACGCGATACGATGATTTCCATAGAAAGTTCACCCGTCGTCTTCGGCAAGCGCGCATACTGGACGAACTCGGGCGGCATGGTCGTTGGTGTTGACTGGACCCGAGTAAAAAACAAACACGCAGAAATCGTTTTCACGTTTTGGGCCGGTGACGATGCCGACGCGACTCCGATCATGGATGAAAAAGGTCACCTTTATGTCGCTGTTCAAAAAGAACTGGATAACGGGCGTGGCGTCAGGGCCTCCCGGCAACGCGTGGAAGAGATTGGACAATTGATAAAGCTAGATCCCAACAATCAAGTGAATCCCATTCTATGGTCCGCGCAGGTTCCCAGTCGAAGCGAAAACGATGATGGAGGGATTTGGTCGACACCGGCTTTGGATTTAAAGCGGAATGCCATTGTTGTAACGACTCATCCGGGGGACCTAATATCCTACGATCGATTTACTGGCCGCGAAATGTGGCGTAAAAAATTGGGCCATCACGAATGGTCGTCACCAAACATCATCGACGATCATTTGATCGTCGGCCGCTGCCAAAAAACCGGAATCGAGGCGTTCAAATTGAACGAGCACGGCACCAATCCAGTTACGCAATGGGTGACTAAGGCGCCTAGAGGCTGTGTCGAATCGACGCCGGCCATCTGGAAGGGCCGAATTTACGTCGGCTCTCGCGATGGCTATTTTTATGGCCTCAGTTCCCCATAGGATCCTGTGTCTATTCGAGGATGAGGTGATCGGCTTCGGAAGTCAGTTTCACCAGAACGCCCGAGACTTGTTCGCCTTGTTGCACAGTGCAAGTCTCCTGACGAACGGGGTAGGTGCTCAAGAGATCAATATCGAGCGGGCAAGTGAACATTGGTGAAAACTGATGGTGGGGTTTTCGTAAATCCAAATCAATTTTGAACTCACAGGCACCACCCGCGAGCGGCGTGACCTGACCGACATCCGCAATGAACTGCGCGACTTCGGGACCACACGCGAGCGCTGGACTTGAAGACACCAAAATCGCTGCGAGCAAAAAGCTTTTCATCGCAAAACCTCCTCGTTTTATTTTCATTACTTGTTAAGAACGTACGCGAAGATCAGCGGGGCGACGATGGTCGCATCTGATTCGATCACATAGCGCGGGGTTTCAACTCCCAGTTTTCCCCAAGTGATTTTTTCATTTGGAATCGCACCTGAGTACGAACCGTATGATGTGGTCGAGTCCGAGATCTGGCAAAAGTAGCCCCAGAGTGGAACATGATCGCGCTTTAAATCTTGGTGAAGCATGGGTACGACACAAATCGGGAAGTCGCCGGCAATCCCGCCGCCGATTTGGAAAAACCCAATCGAAGACTTGGGTGCCACTTCTGTGTACCAAGCAGCCAATTCTGTCATGTACTCGATACCGGATCGAACGGTGTGAACGTTTTTGATTCCGCCGTCGATAACATACGATGCGAAGATGTTACCAAGAGTTGCGTCTTCCCAACCTGGGACAATCATTGGCAGGTTTTTTTCCGCAGCCGCCATAAGCCACGAATCCTTCGGATCGATTTGGTAGTATTTTTTCAGTTCCCCGCTGAGTAGAATCTTGTACATAAACTGATGCGGGAAATATCGCTCGCCGGATTTGTCGGCTTTTTCCCAGTGATCAAGCACCGCTTTTTCGATTCGGCGAATGGCTTCTTCCTCGGGGATACAAGTATCTGTCACTCGGTTCAAGTGACGATCGAGGAGCTTCTGTTCGTCCTCCGGAGTCAGGTCCCGATAATTTGGAATTCGAACATAATGGTCGTGTGCGACGAGGTTGAAAACGTCCTCTTCGAGGTTTGCGCCCGTGCAGCAGATGGCGTGTACCTTATCTTGGCGGATCATTTCGGCAAGGGAAATGCCAAGTTCTGCCGTCGACATTGCGCCTGCAAGCGTAACAAGCATTTTGCCGCCGCCAGCGAGGTGCTTTTCGTAGGCTTGTGCTGCATCTTTCAGCGCGGCCGCATTAAAGTGGCGGTAGTTGTGATCGATGAACTGTCGAACGCCGCCGATTGGTGAGCTTTTGGCCGCGGTTTTGGCAGATGCTGGTGAGGATGTTGGTGTCGCCATCGTGTTTAAACCTCTCGAAAATGTTTAGATCAAACGCCCCATCTGATACCCAACCCTGGGCCCAGGTGCAACGCTTAAAAGTTTGAGTAGCATTCGGTCGAATTTTCACCTAGATAAACGGGCGCATGAATCAGCCCCCTCGCTCATCTCCGCTATATTCGCCAATTTTTGCCGCAAAGGACCTTTTTGAAACTCGCTATCATGGGGCGGATGCCGTCTTGGTAGCAGGTTCTGTAGTTCGCGGTGAAGCGTCCGCCTACTCGGACCTTGATCTTGTTGTGATTTTTCCTAAAGTGCCGGCTGCCTACCGTGAATCCTTCACTCACAAAGGTTGGCCAGTGGAAGCGTTCATCCACGATCTAGAAACTCTTCGCTATTTCTTCTATCGAGTCGATCGCCCTGAAGGATCGGCGACACTTTGTGAAATGGTCAAAGAGGGCCTCGAGGTTCCGGGCCCAAGCAAGGCGACGGACGAGGCAAAAGCTTTGGCGGCGATGATCTTGAAAGAAGGGCCGCCGGCGCTTTCGGCTGAAGAAGTTGAAGATCGGCGCTACAATATTTCCGAACTTATTGATGACCTCCGCGAACCTCGATCGCGTCACGAAATGAATGCATCGGCGGCGAGACTCTATGGCGATTTGGGTGATTTCTTTTGCCGCTCTCGCGGTGCTTGGACGGGCCTGGGTAAAGGGCTGCTGAAAAGAATAAAAAGCTTGGACCCTGCGATGGCTCGCCGTTTTTCTGATTCCTTTGATCAGGTCTTTCTGCACGGCCAACCGGCAGCGCTGATCGCGTTGACCGAGGAATGGCTAACTCCGTACGGGGGCTTCCTTTTTGATGCGTATCGCCGGGAGGCGCCCCACAACTGGCGCGGAAAGTGACTCGCTAGAACTGGTGCAAAAACAACTGCTTACTTTCTAATGTATCCGTCGAAATAAATGGGCCAATTAGACAGGTCACGCATGGCGAAGACAGTTCTGAAATATGGCAGTATCGCCAGCGGCCACGGGGCACTTGGGTCGACTGACTCATAGACGGATTCTTCATGTAAAACGCGAAACAACTTTAGCCGACAATTTTTCTTTGCGAGTTCCGCGGCAATATCCAGCCGTTTAAATTCTTCGCGATAGGTTCGTTCAAACGGCCAAAAACCAGTTAGCTGATCCCTGAGAGAAAGATCGGCTGGAAGCCGTTGATTGATACCCGCACAGAACGCCGGTGGAATCTGCGGAAGGCCGACGACTTTGTTTAGTACTATTTCGTCGGTCACTACACTGAGGTAACTACTCGTCGCTAGAAAAGCTCGGTTCGCTCGCTGGGTTGTATTGGCGTCGAGAGGTCGCCACTCGCCTTCAGCGATCAGGCCTCGGTCGACATATTCCCGATAAGCTCTTCGCTCAAGATCGAGCGCAGCTAAACCAGTCAACAGTAGTTGAAGGCTTTCCGTTGTTAAGAGCAAACTCGCAAACTGCCGAACTTCAGCCAGAGCGGCTTTCGGTTTTCCATCCAATGCACCCTGCAACAGTCGGATTTTTGTCGCGCCAAGAAGATCCAACGTATCCGGTGATGGCAAGCGATGGGGCGATAGGAACTCTTCTTTTTTTATAAGCTGGCTGAGCGGGGTTGCTAGTTCTATATCCCAAAGCCGAAACATTTCGAGCTTTTCAAATATACTAGTATCGCCTTTCAAGCGGCCCCTTTCGAGAAACGATTTGCCCTTAATCCAATCGTCTTGATACCGAAGCAGAAACTCTCGCGACGCCGCAGGCACGAGGGGTTCCTTGCGCCCATATTCAGATGTTAGCGGCGACCAGAGAACTTGATTATTAAGACGTGGACCGGCATCTGCACCAGAAGCTTTCAATAGCGGGGCAATTTCAGAGCTTTCTATAAATTCGGCATCCGCCAAATATTGTTCAAGGTGTCGGCCTTGAATTTCTTTTATTTCGTTAAGCCGGTCTGTGATGGAGCCACGAATGAGGAGCTCGATGGATAGCACGTAAAGAAAAAAGAGCGCGATCGATGAAAGCGCTCCGATAATCAGAGAGTGATGGCGGCGGATTAAGCTGGTTGGGCTCGAAGCCACGTCTTGACGTAAATCTTCCACGCTATGAGAGCATTGTTCATCTCAATGCGCGCAAGCTCAAGCTCCGCGCGCTTTTCTATCAAGACCTGGTTCCACGGATGCTCGGTCTTATACTTTTTAAATTCTGATTGGATTTCTTTCCAACGGGCCTGTGCGGCCACAATGCGGTCGCGGAGGACCTGGACCCGCTCTCGGCTTGCGCCACGCGCAATAATCCTTTTCTCATCCATCGCAATTCGCGCTTTCAATATTTCATCTGCCGATACTTTCTTCAGGCGCTTAGCTAGACCAACAACTGCCAGCAAAGCGATGACCCATTTGCTAGGGTCCCACTGGTACCATCGGACACCGTTTCGATAGTCGGCTTGGAAATAATGGTGGTAGTTGTGATAGCCTTCGCCAAACGTAAGGAATGCCATAGTAAAGCTGTCGCGAGCGGTGTTTTTATCCGTGTAAGGCTGACTTCCAAACTTGTGAGCCGCCGAGTTAATAAGAAAAGTACTGTGTTGTGAAAGTACAATGCGAGTCAGTCCGCCGACCAAAAGACCTGGCCAAAAACCGAAGCCAAATACCATTCCCAAGAGGCCAGGAACAATGAAGCCCATAAAAGTCGCAAAGAAAAGGTAGTACTTATCTTGAAGTTTAACCCAGCGATGCTGGGCAAGGTCGCGCGGGATAACGTCGACATCAGGATGGTGATCCTTGATCAACATCCAGCCTAAATGTGCATGAAAGAACCCTTTGTTTATCGTGTACGGATCCTCATCCGTATCGACCTCGCGGTGATGACGGCGATGATCGCTGGCCCAGCGAAGTGCCGAGCCCTGAAAGGCCATAGACGCGACCATTAAAAACATCATTTGAACCCACATGGGTACGTCAAAACTTCGGTGCGCAAAGTAGCGGTGGTAGCAGACGGTGATGCTGAGGTTCGAAATTGAGTAGAGGACAACGAGGAATGCCGTCAGCTCCCAGCTCCAGCCATTGTTGTACATATAAAGCGGTAATAAAATCACGGCCAACATCGGCGTCAGAACTAAGAACACCGCACTGACCCAGTTGATTTCGCGTAGCAATTCTTTGAAACTCATTTCAAGAAATCGCTTGGGATGAGAGGCGCGCGAATTTGCGTTAATTTGAACAGGGCCTGATATTTGACTGTCTTGATTCATGTTTCCTCGTCGTGGCCGAGATTTACTTCTATTCTAAAAAAACAGATCAAGAGTTGCACTCTAAAAAAGTGGAAAGATTGCTGAAAGATTTAAGAAAAGGAAGCCTCATGTGTCGTCTTCTTGCTCAGCTCGAACTGAATCCATCTTGCGGTTTGCACCATCCCCGAACTTTCTCGGCTTCCGTTTTAGCTCTGCTACTTTCAACCGCAGCGTTCGCTTCTGGTCCCCCGGCTGGCGGTTCTGTGTCAGCAGATTCCCGAACCGAGACAGTCATCGTCTTCATAGGAGACTCCTTGACGCAAGGTTACGGAGTTCGATCCGAAGAATCTTATCCAGAACTTGTTGGAGATCGACTTCGCAAGCGCGGCTACAAGGTGAAAATTATCAACGGTGGAATAAGTGGATCCGTGACGGCAGAAGCAGATCGCCGTTTACGCTGGTATTTGAAAGCCAAGCCGCAAATTTTGGTTCTTGCGCTAGGTGCCAACGATGGAATGAAGGGGTCACCACCAGAAGTAATTGAAAGCAATTTAAGAAAAGCGATTGATTTAGCGAAGGCAAACAACATTGAAGTCGTGTTGGGCGGCTTGAAAATGTTTACCAACCTCGGTGACGATTACCTGAGGAAGTATGAATCGGTGTTTCCGCGGCTTTCAAAATCGACAGGAGCTGCGCTTATTCCGTTTCTATTAGAGGATGTAGCGCTGCAAAAAGAATATAACCAATCTGACATGCGTCATCCCAATCCCAAAGGGCACGAAATAATCGCGGATCGGGTGACTTCGGTTTTAGAAAGCACAATGACGAAAAAGCTCGGGCTTGTTCCGGTACTTCCGACGAAAAGCCAGACGAAATAATTAGAGCAAACGAAGGAATAAGTATGAATGAACCTGTATTGGTTTG
Protein-coding regions in this window:
- a CDS encoding arylesterase — encoded protein: MCRLLAQLELNPSCGLHHPRTFSASVLALLLSTAAFASGPPAGGSVSADSRTETVIVFIGDSLTQGYGVRSEESYPELVGDRLRKRGYKVKIINGGISGSVTAEADRRLRWYLKAKPQILVLALGANDGMKGSPPEVIESNLRKAIDLAKANNIEVVLGGLKMFTNLGDDYLRKYESVFPRLSKSTGAALIPFLLEDVALQKEYNQSDMRHPNPKGHEIIADRVTSVLESTMTKKLGLVPVLPTKSQTK